From the genome of Thermomicrobiales bacterium, one region includes:
- a CDS encoding FAD-dependent oxidoreductase: MSLETSSNSFPATAEAVVIGGGVNGLSAAYQLTRKGIRPVVLERAHIGAGATGKSGALVRAHYTNPQETQLALASMRIFRGWAEQVGAGDPGLEQVGFLRLVSPDDEEALRRNVAMQRELGSDTMIVTRDEIAFIEPFIDTSDITVAAYEPSSGFADSNATAFGFAQAASKRGATILTGVEATRIVTEGGKITGVKTTHGAIATPIVLVAAGAFANRLLLPLDIDLGLFPRRSRVVIFRHPYDLPTNRRHRVVIDSVNSAWIAPVTPTSTLIGVTVGDRDGTDPTDFEETLEQSYIDLARRTLARRFPAFANSTMRGGWTGVYMQSPDGHPIIDKLDQIDGLFVMAGDSGTSFKTAPAIGSCCCDRRWRTTLHGHDAIPCQQIREGKTRIDEFHNTASRRKSRSCGESPGL; the protein is encoded by the coding sequence ATGTCGCTCGAAACCAGCTCGAATTCGTTCCCGGCCACCGCAGAAGCCGTTGTTATCGGCGGCGGGGTCAATGGTCTGTCCGCCGCGTACCAGCTTACCCGCAAGGGGATTCGACCGGTCGTTCTGGAACGCGCGCATATCGGCGCGGGAGCCACCGGCAAGTCGGGCGCGCTCGTGCGCGCGCACTACACCAATCCGCAGGAGACACAGCTCGCGCTGGCCAGCATGCGTATCTTCCGTGGCTGGGCCGAGCAGGTCGGAGCCGGCGATCCCGGGTTGGAACAGGTCGGCTTCCTGCGCCTCGTCTCCCCGGACGACGAAGAAGCGCTGCGCAGGAATGTCGCGATGCAACGCGAACTGGGCAGCGACACCATGATCGTGACCCGCGACGAAATCGCGTTCATCGAACCGTTCATCGACACCAGCGACATCACGGTCGCCGCATACGAACCGTCTTCCGGGTTCGCCGATTCGAATGCGACGGCCTTTGGTTTTGCGCAGGCCGCCTCGAAGCGAGGTGCGACGATCCTGACGGGTGTGGAAGCGACCCGCATCGTCACCGAAGGAGGCAAGATCACCGGGGTCAAGACGACACATGGGGCCATCGCGACTCCCATCGTCCTGGTCGCCGCCGGGGCGTTCGCAAACCGCCTGCTGCTGCCACTGGATATCGATCTCGGGCTCTTTCCTCGCCGGTCTCGCGTCGTGATCTTCCGTCACCCCTACGATCTGCCAACCAATCGTCGGCACCGTGTGGTGATCGATTCAGTCAACAGTGCCTGGATTGCCCCGGTCACGCCGACGAGCACACTGATTGGCGTCACGGTGGGAGACCGGGACGGCACCGATCCGACAGATTTCGAGGAGACGCTGGAGCAGTCATACATCGATCTTGCCCGGCGCACGCTGGCTCGACGGTTTCCGGCCTTCGCGAACTCGACCATGCGTGGCGGCTGGACGGGTGTCTATATGCAGAGCCCAGACGGTCATCCGATCATCGACAAGCTGGATCAGATCGACGGACTGTTTGTCATGGCGGGAGACAGCGGCACGTCATTCAAGACTGCACCGGCTATCGGGTCGTGTTGCTGCGATCGCCGATGGCGAACCACGCTTCATGGACATGACGCTATTCCGTGCCAGCAGATTCGCGAAGGCAAAACCCGGATCGACGAGTTTCACAATACGGCGAGTCGCCGGAAGAGTCGATCGTGCGGTGAGAGTCCGGGGCTTTGA
- the ftsH gene encoding ATP-dependent zinc metalloprotease FtsH → MQDNSGKNGNDQKSWIDRVWNRGGGDNKEGKDGEPGSTRPRVPSWLIGLLILALVGWYLYQNFVPRSDSSTTSVPYSVVTAQIDAGNVKEATITDSSIRVELEDPVYWNKTDQEIETASGSDNVETDQLKATIPPVVQTNNQQLMDQLAAQDVVVNGEQQSSSLWTGLLVSFLPILLFLGLILFMGRQMTRGQQNVFGFGRSRARQHDPERPQVTFADVAGEEEAKRELTEVVDFLRNPAKYHQLGARLPRGVLLVGPPGTGKTLMARAVAGEAGVPFFSISASEFVEMFVGVGASRVRDLFEKAKANSPAIIFIDELDAVGRQRFAGLGGSNDEREQTLNQLLVEMDGFDTNQEVIIMAATNRPDVLDPALLRPGRFDRQVTIGLPDRAGRESILKIHSRGIPLSADVDISSLAKGTTGFSGADLSNLVNEAALTAARRNKKLIDKSDFEDALDKVLLGTVRAAIMNDDDRKVIAYHEGGHALIAHLTPGTDPLRKVSIVPRGRALGVAIQSPEEDRYNVSKTYLLGRIDTALGGRAAEIVVFDEITTGAESDLKQATALARRMVGLWGMSEDVGPVYLGTGEEHVFLGREIVQEKAFSDATATRLDQAVRELVESSLGRAIGMVSENRDKLELLVQALLEKETLDATEVTAILGPRPGDAPDEPISLDGAVEEQRVSVDLNGSPIGAAE, encoded by the coding sequence ATGCAAGACAACTCAGGAAAGAACGGAAACGATCAGAAAAGCTGGATCGATCGTGTCTGGAACCGCGGTGGCGGTGACAACAAGGAAGGCAAGGACGGCGAGCCCGGCTCGACGCGTCCACGCGTTCCGAGCTGGCTGATCGGCCTCCTCATTCTGGCGCTGGTCGGTTGGTATCTCTACCAGAACTTTGTTCCACGTTCCGATTCGTCCACCACCTCGGTGCCCTATTCGGTCGTGACTGCGCAGATCGACGCTGGCAATGTGAAGGAAGCCACCATCACCGATTCGTCGATTCGGGTGGAACTGGAAGATCCGGTCTACTGGAACAAGACCGACCAGGAGATCGAAACGGCCAGCGGTTCGGACAACGTCGAAACCGATCAGCTCAAGGCCACGATTCCGCCGGTTGTTCAGACCAACAACCAGCAACTGATGGATCAGCTCGCCGCCCAGGACGTTGTGGTGAATGGTGAGCAGCAGTCCAGCTCACTCTGGACCGGCCTGCTGGTCAGCTTCTTGCCGATCTTGCTCTTCCTTGGATTGATCCTCTTCATGGGCCGCCAGATGACGCGCGGCCAACAGAATGTCTTCGGTTTTGGCCGTAGCCGCGCCAGGCAACACGATCCAGAGCGGCCGCAAGTGACGTTCGCCGACGTTGCGGGTGAAGAAGAGGCCAAGCGCGAGCTGACGGAAGTGGTGGACTTCCTGCGCAATCCCGCGAAATACCACCAGCTCGGCGCTCGATTGCCGCGCGGCGTGTTGCTGGTCGGCCCTCCGGGCACCGGCAAGACGCTCATGGCGCGCGCCGTCGCCGGTGAAGCGGGGGTTCCCTTCTTCAGCATTTCAGCATCTGAGTTCGTGGAGATGTTCGTCGGTGTCGGCGCCAGCCGGGTGCGCGACCTTTTCGAAAAGGCGAAAGCAAACTCGCCGGCCATCATCTTCATCGATGAGCTCGACGCCGTTGGGCGCCAGCGGTTCGCCGGGCTCGGTGGCTCCAACGACGAGCGCGAGCAGACGCTCAATCAGCTCCTGGTCGAAATGGATGGATTCGACACCAACCAGGAAGTGATCATCATGGCGGCCACCAACCGTCCCGACGTGCTGGATCCCGCGCTGCTGCGCCCTGGCCGCTTCGACCGGCAGGTGACGATCGGGCTGCCAGACCGGGCGGGCCGAGAATCGATCCTCAAGATCCACTCGCGCGGTATTCCGCTCTCAGCCGATGTCGATATTTCAAGTCTCGCGAAGGGAACCACCGGCTTCTCAGGCGCCGATCTTTCGAACCTGGTCAATGAGGCTGCTCTGACCGCCGCTCGACGCAACAAGAAGCTCATCGACAAGAGCGACTTCGAGGACGCGCTCGACAAGGTCCTGCTGGGAACCGTGCGCGCGGCCATCATGAACGACGACGACCGCAAGGTGATCGCGTATCACGAAGGCGGCCACGCGCTGATCGCGCACCTGACACCTGGCACCGACCCGCTGCGCAAGGTCAGCATCGTTCCACGCGGCCGCGCGCTCGGTGTGGCGATTCAGTCGCCAGAGGAAGATCGGTACAACGTCTCCAAGACCTACCTCCTCGGGCGCATCGACACCGCGCTGGGTGGGCGAGCAGCGGAGATCGTGGTGTTCGACGAAATCACGACTGGTGCCGAAAGCGACCTGAAACAGGCGACGGCGCTTGCTCGCCGCATGGTCGGCCTCTGGGGTATGAGCGAGGATGTCGGCCCGGTCTATCTTGGCACGGGTGAGGAGCATGTCTTCCTCGGTCGCGAGATCGTCCAGGAGAAAGCGTTTTCCGATGCGACCGCAACCCGGCTCGATCAGGCCGTGCGCGAGCTGGTGGAGAGCTCACTCGGCCGCGCGATCGGGATGGTGAGCGAGAACCGGGACAAGCTCGAACTGCTCGTGCAGGCCTTGCTGGAAAAGGAAACGCTCGATGCCACTGAGGTCACTGCGATTCTCGGTCCTCGTCCCGGCGACGCTCCCGACGAGCCGATTTCGCTCGATGGCGCTGTCGAAGAACAGCGCGTGAGCGTCGATCTCAATGGCTCCCCAATCGGGGCGGCCGAGTAA
- a CDS encoding glutaminyl-peptide cyclotransferase → MVWQRIAALLLSLIAGAAMVATVVAEAPTIIPVAPVRSYEVVNEYPHDPAAFTQGLILVDGQLYEGTGLNGRSELRLVDLETGAVLERRQLDSEYFGEGVTVLGDSIYQITWQTGVAFVYDRDSFEQTGSFTYDTEGWGLTHDGTSLIMSDGSDQLYYRDPETFEVTKQISVHDGDNPISHLNELEYIDGVIWANVWQTNFIARIDPETGAVIDWLDLAALTQDVVASGQPVDVLNGIAWNPETETVYVTGKLWPTLFEIRLASES, encoded by the coding sequence GTGGTTTGGCAGCGCATCGCCGCGCTCCTTCTCAGTCTCATTGCAGGAGCGGCCATGGTTGCGACCGTGGTCGCCGAAGCTCCCACGATCATTCCGGTTGCCCCTGTTCGATCCTACGAGGTCGTGAACGAGTATCCGCATGACCCCGCTGCGTTCACCCAGGGATTGATTCTCGTCGACGGACAACTCTATGAGGGCACCGGTCTGAACGGGCGTTCCGAGCTGCGGTTGGTCGATCTGGAAACCGGAGCAGTGCTAGAGCGGCGCCAACTGGACAGCGAGTACTTTGGCGAAGGCGTCACCGTGCTTGGCGATTCGATCTATCAGATCACCTGGCAAACCGGTGTCGCCTTCGTCTACGACAGGGATTCCTTCGAGCAAACGGGCTCATTCACCTACGATACCGAGGGCTGGGGGCTGACGCACGACGGTACGTCCCTGATCATGAGCGACGGCTCCGACCAGCTCTACTACCGGGACCCAGAGACATTCGAAGTCACGAAGCAGATCAGCGTCCACGACGGCGACAACCCGATCTCACATCTCAACGAGCTCGAGTACATCGATGGTGTCATCTGGGCGAATGTCTGGCAGACCAACTTCATTGCCAGGATCGATCCAGAAACGGGCGCGGTGATCGACTGGCTCGATCTCGCTGCGCTCACCCAGGACGTGGTTGCATCTGGGCAGCCGGTCGACGTCTTGAACGGTATCGCCTGGAACCCGGAGACCGAAACGGTCTACGTGACCGGCAAACTCTGGCCAACCCTTTTCGAGATCCGTTTGGCCAGCGAAAGCTGA
- a CDS encoding 1-deoxy-D-xylulose-5-phosphate synthase N-terminal domain-containing protein — protein sequence MADADVNITHELPAIDAQELDALKAIERRMLWLSTQMIHHANNVRPNPEKTKVGGHQASSASVISIMTALYFNFLRAGDRVSIKPHASPAYHAAQYLLGNLDRDYLPTLRQYKGLQAYPSRTKDPDPVDFSTGSVGLGAVAPVYAALASRYAQLHWGEDAVTSGRFVALMGDAELDEGNVWETVAEEAIRGLGNVIWIVDLNRQSLDRVIPGVRADRLKALFAGAGWKVFEAKYGTQLEAAMAGPGGSALRRRIDEMSNEEYQALIRLKDGAELRSRISAVADAAYRADILRSLKSTPDDDLRELIANLGGHDLPKLIEVFHQADAVVDAPAVVFAYTVKGWGLPMAGDPLNHSLLLTQSQMDALLPTLGDGIEDVWAGLPENSAAWQLARAAADRLTVSREAGPVFDPATLPSTLDARHPQTTSTQEALGRALARLADIEAVRDRLVTMSPDVATSTHLSGWINKAGVFAFEEGPVYEIGGQQMLKWHPSPEGHHIELGISEMNLFMCLGQFGLSYELTGQHLIPIGTVYDPFVCRGLDALIYSLYVGSKMIFAGTPAGVSLSPEGGAHQSTITPSIGMELPGLVLYEPAFATELEWILLEAIAQVSDREHGLSTYLRLSTKPVDQALIQEPLARFGEAELRRQVLAGGYRLIDRTIHAPELPASDAVNIFVGGIMAPEAIEAAHRLHEEGVAANVIVTTSADKLFASLQDSRRALLRDASATLDLGHLETLIPLDERRAPIVTVQDGASHAMSFLGSVFGVPVVPLGVDEFGQSGTRADLYHQTGIDADQIVNAAMLSLELGAAARG from the coding sequence TTGGCTGACGCAGACGTCAACATTACCCACGAGCTCCCCGCCATCGATGCGCAGGAGCTCGACGCCCTCAAAGCAATCGAGCGTCGGATGCTCTGGCTTTCGACGCAGATGATCCACCACGCCAACAACGTACGCCCGAACCCGGAAAAGACCAAAGTCGGTGGCCACCAGGCGTCGTCCGCCTCGGTCATCTCGATCATGACGGCGCTCTACTTCAATTTCCTGCGAGCGGGTGACCGCGTTTCGATCAAGCCCCACGCTTCGCCGGCGTATCACGCCGCCCAGTACTTGCTCGGCAATCTGGATCGGGACTATCTCCCAACCCTTCGGCAATACAAGGGCCTGCAGGCGTATCCCAGCCGCACCAAGGACCCGGATCCGGTCGATTTCTCGACCGGCTCGGTTGGGCTTGGCGCTGTCGCGCCGGTCTATGCCGCGCTTGCCAGCAGGTATGCCCAGCTCCACTGGGGCGAAGACGCCGTTACTTCTGGCCGCTTCGTCGCACTGATGGGCGACGCCGAACTGGATGAAGGAAACGTCTGGGAAACGGTTGCCGAGGAAGCAATCCGCGGTCTTGGCAACGTGATCTGGATCGTCGATCTCAACCGTCAGAGCCTCGACCGGGTCATTCCGGGGGTGCGCGCCGATCGGCTGAAGGCGCTCTTCGCTGGCGCGGGGTGGAAGGTCTTCGAAGCGAAGTACGGCACCCAGCTCGAAGCGGCAATGGCTGGACCTGGTGGGAGCGCGCTCCGACGACGCATCGACGAAATGAGCAATGAGGAGTATCAAGCCCTCATTCGACTCAAGGATGGCGCCGAGCTTCGCTCGCGCATTTCCGCGGTGGCCGATGCCGCCTATCGCGCAGACATTCTTCGTTCTCTGAAATCCACACCAGACGACGATTTGCGTGAGCTGATAGCCAATCTCGGTGGACATGACCTGCCGAAACTCATCGAGGTGTTCCACCAGGCAGACGCGGTGGTGGACGCACCTGCGGTCGTGTTTGCCTATACCGTCAAGGGGTGGGGATTGCCGATGGCAGGCGATCCGCTCAATCACTCGCTGCTGCTGACTCAGTCGCAAATGGATGCGTTGCTGCCGACCCTGGGCGATGGCATCGAAGATGTCTGGGCAGGGCTGCCTGAGAATTCCGCCGCCTGGCAACTGGCCCGCGCGGCGGCCGACCGCCTGACTGTGAGCCGCGAGGCAGGCCCGGTGTTCGATCCTGCGACGCTGCCTTCCACTCTGGATGCGCGGCATCCGCAAACGACGTCCACCCAGGAGGCGTTGGGCCGTGCCCTGGCCCGGTTGGCCGATATCGAAGCCGTGCGAGATCGATTGGTGACAATGTCTCCTGACGTTGCCACCTCGACCCATCTCTCGGGCTGGATCAACAAAGCCGGCGTCTTCGCCTTCGAAGAAGGCCCGGTCTATGAGATCGGCGGCCAGCAGATGCTGAAGTGGCATCCGTCGCCCGAAGGGCATCACATCGAGCTCGGCATTTCCGAGATGAATCTCTTCATGTGCCTGGGGCAGTTCGGGCTCTCATATGAACTGACGGGTCAGCATCTCATCCCCATTGGAACGGTGTACGACCCGTTCGTTTGTCGCGGTCTCGATGCGCTCATCTACAGCCTCTATGTGGGGTCGAAGATGATCTTCGCCGGCACCCCGGCGGGCGTTTCGCTCAGCCCGGAAGGCGGCGCCCACCAAAGCACGATCACACCCTCGATCGGGATGGAGCTGCCCGGTCTTGTGCTCTACGAACCCGCGTTCGCGACCGAGTTGGAATGGATCCTGCTCGAAGCGATTGCGCAGGTCAGCGATCGAGAGCATGGGCTGTCCACCTACTTGCGACTCTCGACCAAGCCGGTCGACCAGGCACTGATTCAGGAGCCGCTGGCGCGTTTCGGCGAAGCCGAGCTGCGGCGACAGGTGCTGGCAGGCGGCTATCGCCTGATCGACCGCACCATCCATGCCCCCGAATTGCCGGCATCGGACGCGGTCAACATTTTCGTTGGCGGCATCATGGCGCCGGAAGCGATCGAAGCGGCACACCGGTTGCACGAAGAAGGCGTTGCGGCGAACGTGATTGTCACCACCAGCGCGGACAAGCTCTTCGCCAGCTTGCAAGACTCGCGCCGGGCGCTGTTGCGCGACGCCAGCGCGACACTCGACCTGGGGCATCTGGAAACGCTGATACCGCTCGATGAACGACGCGCGCCCATCGTGACCGTGCAAGACGGCGCCTCCCATGCCATGAGCTTCCTCGGCTCGGTCTTTGGTGTGCCGGTGGTGCCATTGGGAGTGGACGAGTTCGGCCAGTCGGGCACGCGAGCCGATCTCTACCACCAGACCGGCATCGACGCCGACCAGATCGTCAATGCGGCGATGCTCTCGCTGGAGCTTGGGGCAGCAGCGCGGGGCTGA
- a CDS encoding flavin reductase family protein, which yields MLDPDARKRLLRSFTYGLFWVTSELDGERGIFTANWVSQASFDPPMLMLSVEKASSTLPLMQASGRFVIGPFRDDQRELAGNLGRPRIRVGDKIDVFALDVVSMESGGLALADSLGALACEIREYVNAGDSIVLVAEVVEARLFGDGEPLTMAAAGFRHFG from the coding sequence ATGCTGGATCCCGACGCACGAAAGCGACTGTTGCGCTCATTCACCTATGGCTTGTTTTGGGTGACGTCGGAGCTTGACGGTGAACGGGGCATTTTCACCGCGAATTGGGTGAGCCAGGCGTCGTTCGATCCACCGATGCTCATGCTGTCGGTCGAGAAGGCAAGCTCGACGCTGCCGTTGATGCAAGCGAGTGGGCGATTCGTCATCGGTCCATTTCGAGACGATCAGCGAGAACTGGCCGGTAATCTCGGCCGCCCACGAATCCGCGTCGGTGACAAGATCGACGTGTTCGCGCTCGACGTCGTCTCCATGGAGTCGGGCGGCCTCGCCTTGGCGGACAGTCTGGGCGCGCTGGCGTGCGAGATCCGCGAGTATGTCAATGCTGGCGACTCGATCGTCCTCGTTGCAGAAGTCGTCGAAGCGCGTCTCTTTGGCGATGGCGAGCCACTGACGATGGCGGCTGCCGGTTTTCGTCATTTTGGCTAA
- a CDS encoding ammonium transporter has protein sequence MELNTGNTAWVLMSSALVMLMTPGLGLFYGGLVRKKNVLSTLMHSYFILCLIAIVWALWGYSIAFGGTGRFIGNLDYIGLRNVGVEPGATGVPAMVFMFFQMMFAIITVALISGAFAERKNFKAFIVFAILWSTLVYSVVCHWVWAAGGWLLDYGAMDFAGGTVVHIASGVTALIAAFVIGRRAGVEKEGFTPHDIPMTLIGAGLLWFGWYGFNAGSALAADGLAANAFVATTLAAAAAGLAWVGMAWIRTGKPSVLGCGVGAVAGLVAVTPAAGYVSPLSSIAIGLVGGIVCFFAAELIRAGGQVDDALDVFAVHGVGGIWGALATGIFADASLNGIGSDGLLYGNPEQLVKQIVAVVAVIAYVSVVSFVLLKIVNAVFGLRASEDAESAGLDLSLHGETAYQM, from the coding sequence GTGGAGCTCAATACCGGAAACACCGCATGGGTTCTCATGTCATCTGCGCTCGTGATGTTGATGACACCAGGGCTAGGGTTGTTCTACGGCGGACTTGTCCGCAAGAAAAACGTGCTTTCGACGCTGATGCACAGCTATTTCATTCTCTGCCTCATCGCCATCGTCTGGGCGCTCTGGGGCTATTCGATCGCGTTCGGCGGCACAGGGCGATTCATCGGCAATCTCGACTACATCGGTCTACGCAACGTTGGTGTGGAACCTGGCGCGACCGGCGTTCCCGCCATGGTCTTCATGTTCTTCCAGATGATGTTCGCCATCATCACAGTGGCGCTCATCTCCGGCGCGTTCGCCGAACGGAAGAACTTCAAGGCCTTCATCGTCTTTGCGATCCTGTGGTCGACATTGGTCTATTCCGTGGTTTGCCACTGGGTATGGGCCGCGGGGGGCTGGCTCCTCGACTACGGCGCAATGGACTTCGCCGGTGGCACCGTGGTGCACATCGCATCGGGGGTCACTGCGCTCATCGCCGCGTTTGTCATTGGCCGCCGCGCCGGAGTCGAGAAGGAAGGCTTCACGCCGCATGACATCCCCATGACCCTGATCGGCGCCGGTCTCCTTTGGTTCGGTTGGTATGGCTTCAATGCTGGAAGCGCGCTCGCCGCGGATGGCCTCGCTGCCAACGCGTTCGTCGCAACGACCCTCGCCGCCGCCGCCGCCGGGCTTGCCTGGGTCGGAATGGCATGGATCCGCACCGGGAAACCGTCGGTATTGGGATGCGGCGTTGGCGCGGTCGCGGGGCTGGTGGCCGTCACTCCAGCTGCCGGTTACGTGAGCCCGCTCTCCTCGATCGCCATCGGATTGGTTGGCGGCATCGTCTGCTTCTTCGCGGCGGAGCTGATCCGAGCCGGCGGCCAGGTGGACGATGCGCTCGACGTATTTGCCGTGCATGGCGTCGGCGGCATCTGGGGAGCGTTGGCCACTGGCATCTTTGCTGATGCGTCCCTCAATGGAATCGGCTCGGATGGACTGCTCTACGGCAATCCGGAACAACTCGTGAAGCAAATCGTCGCGGTGGTCGCAGTCATCGCCTATGTCTCGGTGGTCAGCTTCGTCTTGCTCAAGATCGTGAATGCGGTCTTCGGGCTCCGCGCATCCGAGGATGCGGAGTCCGCTGGTCTCGATCTCTCCCTCCACGGCGAGACGGCCTATCAAATGTAG